A stretch of the Aspergillus puulaauensis MK2 DNA, chromosome 6, nearly complete sequence genome encodes the following:
- the pmp47 gene encoding putative peroxisomal membrane protein Pmp47 (COG:C;~EggNog:ENOG410PHVF;~InterPro:IPR018108,IPR023395;~PFAM:PF00153;~TransMembrane:5 (o24-47i76-99o126-146i187-209o229-249i)), with amino-acid sequence MSLSKVEDPKKVAAAAAAQQSDNIAHALAGAGGGILSMVLTYPLITLSTRAQVESKRAESSTIDAIRRIVQREGIIGLYSGLESALFGISVTNFVYYYWFEWTRSAFEKAAEKAGRSKKLSTIESMIAGAIAGSATVLLTNPIWVINTRMTARKSAEHDPSLPGGPKKQPASTFGTLMELLQKEGPAALFSGVLPALILVINPILQYTIFEQLKNMVERRRRMTPKDAFYLGALGKILATSITYPYITVKSQMHVASKEGPKESLNGSLKRIINEEGYTGLYKGIGPKVTQSAITAAFLFAFKDVLYDSMVTLRRSRAAK; translated from the exons ATGTCTTTATCGAAGGTCGAGGATCCGAAGAAGgtcgctgcagctgcagctgcacaACAGAGCGACAACATAGCCCATGCGCTGGCGGGCGCTGGAGGTGGGATACTGTCTATGGTTTTAAC ATATCCGCTTATTACGCTTTCAACTCGAGCGCAAGTCGAATCGAAGCGTGCAGAGTCTTCCACCATTGATGCGATTCGCCGTATCGTGCAAAGGGAGGGAATAATTGGACTTTATTCTGGTCTTGAGTCGGCGTTGTTTGGCATCAGTGTCACTAACTTTGTGTATTACTACTGGTTTGAATGGACTCGATCGGCCTTTGAGAAAGCTGCCGAGAAAGCGGGTCGCTCAAAGAAGCTGTCGACAATCGAATCAATGATTGCTGGTGCGATTGCGGGGAGTGCTACTGTCCTGCTCACCAACCCGATCTGGGTTATCAACACCAGGATGACCGCACGCAAATCCGCAGAGCATGACCCATCGCTACCCGGTGGCCCTAAGAAGCAGCCGGCCTCTACTTTTGGCACACTGATGGAGCTGCTCCAGAAAGAGGGCCCAGCTGCACTTTTCTCCGGTGTTCTACCTGCCCTTATCCTGGTGATTAATCCTATTCTGCAGTATACCATCTTCGAGCAGTTGAAAAACATGGTGGagcgccgccgccgtatGACACCAAAGGATGCCTTTTATCTCGGCGCATTGGGCAAAATCCTAGCCACCTCAATTACATACCCTTACATCACAGTGAAGAGCCAGATGCACGTTGCCAGTAAGGAAGGACCCAAGGAGAGTTTGAATGGGAGCTTGAAAAGAATAATCAACGAAGAGGGCTACACTGGATTATACAAAG GAATCGGACCTAAGGTCACCCAAAGTGCAATCACCGCCGCATTCTTATTTGCATTTAAGGATGTTCTATACGACTCAATGGTGACCCTAAGGAGAAGCCGTGCTGCCAAATAG
- the YPT1 gene encoding Rab family GTPase YPT1 (COG:U;~EggNog:ENOG410PI28;~InterPro:IPR005225,IPR001806,IPR027417;~PFAM:PF00025,PF08477,PF00071,PF01926;~go_function: GO:0003924 - GTPase activity [Evidence IEA];~go_function: GO:0005525 - GTP binding [Evidence IEA]) has translation MNPEYDYLFKLLLIGDSGVGKSCLLLRFADDTYTESYISTIGVDFKIRTIELDGKTVKLQIWDTAGQERFRTITSSYYRGAHGICVVYDVTDMDSFNNVKQWLQEIDRYATEGVNKLLVGNKSDMEDKKVVEYTVAKEFADSLGIPFLETSAKNASNVEQAFLTMARQIKERMGTATVNNKPTVQVGQGQGVQSGSGGGCC, from the exons ATACGATTACCTCTTCAAACTCCTCCTTATCGGAGATTCTGGCGTTGGAAAGTCTTGTTTGCTCCTTCGATTTGCCGATGACACCTACACAGAAAGCTACATCTCTACTATTGGCGTGGATTTC AAAATCCGCACTATCGAGCTTGACGGTAAAACAGTGAAACTTCAAATT TGGGACACTGCCGGTCAAGAGCGATTCCGAACCATCACATCGTCTTATTACCGTGGCGCTCACGGCATCTGCGTTGTATATGATGTTACCGACATGGACTCTTTCAACAACGTGAAGCAGTGGCTCCAGGAAATCGACCGTTATGCGACCGAAGGTGTCAACAAGCTGCTTGTGGGAAACAAGAGTGATATGGAGGATAAGAAGGTCGTGGAATATACTGTCGCGAAG GAATTTGCTGATAGCCTTGGAATCCCGTTTTTGGAAACGTCTGCCAAGAATGCGTCTAATGTGGAGCAAGCCTTTTTGACGATGGCTAGACAGATCAAGGAGCGCATGGGCACCGCGACCGTAAACAACAAGCCAACTGTGCAGGTTGGTCAGGGACAGGGTGTCCaatctggatctggtggtGGCTGCTGTTAG